The genomic segment TAGAGGTGCTTTTCGTACCCGATCTCTTTGAGCCAATCCATGATGAACGCCAGTGCCGCCTCGGCGCCCTCAGTATGGCGTGCGCGGTATTCAAGGTCGTTGATATACCGGCCAAACTCATGCAGGCTGCCCAGTGCCTTGGCGCTCAGCACACTGGCCAGTGACGACGAAAACAGAGACTCAAACAGGCTCAGCTTGTACTGGGTGGCAAACACCCCCAGGGTGCCCAAAGTGGTGTGGCCAATGCCGCGCTTAGGCGTAGTGACTGCCCGCAAAAACGCGGGGTCATCGTCGTTATTGCTCCACAAGCGGAACCAGGCGCACAGGTCGCGGATTTCGGCCCGGTCAAAAAAGCTCTGGCCGCCGGACACCTTGTACGGAATGCCCGCCTTGCGCAGCGCCTTCTCAAATGGCTTGGCCTGGTGGTTGGCCCGGTAGAGCACCGCAAAGTCGCGGAATTCTTTGTACTGCTTGCCCTGGGCGTCTGGGACGCCCCCACCAATCCCGTTGGCGCGCAGGCTCTGTATCCGGGCAACGGCACGTTCGGCCTCGTGCTCTTCGTTGTCAGCGTCCACGACCCGCACCGGTTCGCCCTCGCCGAGTTCGCTGAACAGGGTTTTCGGAAACAGCTTGGGGTTCGGTCCGATCACGTTATTGGCGGCCCGCAGGATGGCGCTAGTGGAACGGTAGTTCTGCTCCAGCTTGATGACCTTGAGGGTGGGGAAGTCCACTGGCAGCTTCTTGAGGTTGTCTAGCGTGGCACCGCGCCAGCCGTAGATGGACTGGTCGTCATCCCCCACCGCGGTGAAGCGCGCTTTCTCCCCGACCAGGTACTTCAGCACCTCGTACTGGGTGGCGTTGGTGTCCTGGTACTCATCCACCAGCACATGGCCCAACAGGTTCTGCCAGCGGGCACGTACTTCGGGGAAATCCCGCAGCAGCTTGAGCGGCAGACTGATCAAGTCATCAAAGTCCACACTCTGGTAGGCCACCAAGCGTTCTTCATAGCGCGCCATGGCGGTGGCGATGATGCGCTCGTTGTCGTCCTCGGCGGCGGCGAGCGCCTGCTCGCTGTTCAGGCCTGCGCCTTTCCAGGCGCTGATGGTCCACTGCCATTGGCGGGCGGTAGCCGTGTCGATCGTGCCGCCCGCATCTTTGATGATGCTGGTCACATCGTCACTGTCCAGAATACTGAACTGGGGTTTCAGGCCCAGCACCGAGCCGTCTTCCCGCAGCATGCGCACGCCCAGCGCGTGAAAGGTGCACACCACCACATCCTTGGCCGCCTTGCCAATCAGGTGCTTGGCGCGCTCCCGCATTTCCGCGGCCGCTTTGTTGGTAAAGGTGATCGCCGCAATCCGGTTGGCGGGCATGCCCATTTGGATCAGACGGGCGATTTTGTGGGTGATCACCCGCGTTTTGCCCGAGCCCGCACCGGCCAGCACCAGGCAGGGCCCGTGGAGGTAGTTCACCGCCTCTTGCTGGGCGGGGTTCATGCCGTGGTTGGCGGAAGGGGAGGACATGGAGCGGGCAGGTGTAGCGTGCAGAGAGCGGGCCATCTTAACGGCTCGCCGCTACTCGCCCGCCCGGTGACTGGGGTGCCCCTGCATTTCCCCGACAATGGCTCCCATGCTGCAAATCCTGACAGTGACTTTTCCTTTTTTTGCCTTGGTGCTCTGCGGCTATCTGGCCGCCCGCCGGGGCATGCTGCCGCTGGCGGCCATCCCCGGGCTCAATGGCTTTGTGCTGTTTTTCGCGTTGCCGTGCATGCTCTACCGTTTCGGCGCGAGCACGCCCATTGGTGAACTGTTGGATGTGAGTCTGGCGCTCACCTACCTGCTGTGTGCCTTGGTGATGGTGGCTTTTGTGGTGGCAGTCACGCTGCACGGTCGCATCGGCTGGAATGACGCTGCCTTTGGCGCACTGGTGGGCGCCTTCCCCAACACCGGCTTCATGGGGGTGCCGCTGCTGGTTGCGCTCTTGGGGGCCAAGGCGGCGGGCCCTGCCATCGTCACGATTCTGGTGGACATGGTGATCACCTCGTCTCTGTGTATTGCGCTGTCGCGTCTTGGCGGTGACCCTGCGCAAGGCGGCGTGTCGGCGGGGCAGGCTGCCAAAAACGCGCTAAAGGGGGTTGCTGCCAATCCCATGCCTTGGTCCATTTTGCTCGGAGCCTTGTTTTCAGCGCTGCAGCTCGAGCTACCCAAGCCTGTTGCCGCTACGGTGGGCCTGCTGGCCGATGCGGCTTCACCGGTCGCGCTGTTCACCATCGGCGCGGTGCTAGCCCGCTCCCAAATGCTGGCCAAGGACGACAAATCCCACGAAGTGCATTGGCAGGAATATGTGCCAGTGGCACTGATCAAGCTCTTTTTGCACCCCTTGCTGGTGCTGCTGGTCGGCGTGTCGGCAGTGAGCCTCGGGGTGCACATCGACAAATTTGCACTCACCGTGCTGGTGCTGCTGGCCGCCCTCCCGAGTGCCAGCAATGTGTCGCTGCTGGCAGAGCGCTTCGGTGCGGACAATGGGCGCATTGCCCGCATCATTCTGGTTTCTACCGCAGCGGCCTTTTTTACATTTTCGGGTGCTGTGGCGCTGATGGTAGGAATTTAGTTGCTATTGAATTGATAGCTACTCGCGCAGGTTTTATGGGCGCCAGAGGCTGAAAAGATGCTGATCTTCAGCCGTCAGGGGCGAATCCATGGAAATGCAGGTGGCTTTGCTCTGGCGCGCACAATAATCACATGGACACTCTGATGAATTTCGTATCCGCCATTTTCCGCACCGCACTCAAACTGGTGCTCATCGCTGCAGCCGCCGTCTTTGCCCTGAGCCTGATCGTGGTTGCGCTGCTGAGCGTCGTGTGGGTGCTGCTCAAGGCCTTGCTGACCGGCCGCAAACCGGCGTTTGTCACCACCTTCCAGCGGTTCAACCAGGCGCGTCAGCAGTTCAAGCGCGGTGATTGGGCGACACGTAGTGGGCGTGGCTTTGTCCGTCCTGCGTCGGACGACGTGGTGGATGTGCAGGCGCATGAGGTGCAAGCGCAAAAGGCCAGGGGCGCTTTGCCGCTAGACCACTAAAGCCAAGTGCTTATCGCTTACGGGATAGAAACAAAAAAGGGGAGCCTCGGCTCCCCTTTTTTGCAGTTAACGAAACCTTGTTAAGCTTGCTTGGTCTTGCGGCGGCGTGCTACGGACGCCATCAGGCCCAGACCGGCCAGCATCATGGCGTAGGTTTCTGGCTCGGGCACCGCAGTCACGGCTACCTGAACATCGTCTACTTTGAGGGCGCCCAAGTTGGTCGCAAAAGCCAGTGTGTAGTGGCCGGCTGCCAGATTATTCCAAGTGTAAGACACATGCTGGTCCGCACCCGGCAGGCCGCCTGGGCCGGGGTTGTTCAGCAAAAAGCCAAGGCCGGTATTTGCCAATGTCTGGGAAGGTCCGGACAGGCTCCACGACGCGGCGGTCGATGCTGCGGAGTACCAGAAGCTCACGGTCAGGGACTGGACGGCCGACAGTGTGGAAAAGCTGTAACTCGCCGTGCTGGTGCCGGGCCGCGTCAACAAGAGGTAGTCGTCCGAAGTGAACGGCGCGTTGAACGCGCCAGCGCTGAAGCTGGTTCCGCCGTTGAAGTTTTCAGTATAGGTGGTGGTGTTACCGATGACGGAAGTGGTAACCGTGGCTTGTGCCGCTACGCCGGAGAGCGCGATGGCCATGGCGGCGATGGTTTTTTGGAGTTTCATGAGCATCCCTAGTTGATGGGTTGACTGTATTTGTGGGGTAGGGGGTGGGCAATAGGCCGTCTGGACTAAAAAGCCTTGAAAACTCCCGGGAACTCGTGTGGCCGCAGACAGCGTGGAAAGGGCGCTTTGTCTCGTCCAAGCATTGTGATTTGCTATGTAAAAAGTAGCTGCTTGCGCATATTTGATGTGCGCCAAGCCCGCTTTTTGCTTCAAATCGCCAACGGATCCACATCAATCGCCCAGCGGATCAGCCCTTTGCACTCGGGCTGGCTGCGGGTGGCGTGGAGCACGCTTTGCCAGGCGGTCAGGAACTGCTGGAGCGTGGCGCGTGAGGGGCACTCGATGAGCATCTGGGCGCGTTCGATATTGGCCACCCGTTGGATGGCCATGGGCACGGCGGGGTAGAGGAAGACTTGCGTCAGCGCCTCGGCCCAGCCGTCCCACGCGGCCATCTCGGTTTGGGCGAAGGTGCGGGCGGCGTTCAAAAAAGCTTGCGCCGCTTCTTGCGTTTTGGCTTCGGCGCGCACCAGCGCTTGGGCGCTGAAGGGCGGCATGTTGGCTTGTTCGCGTTCTTTGAGCTGCTGCGCGGCGAAGGTGGGGTAGTCGTGCTTCTTGAGGGCGGCGTACAGGCCGTGTTCGGGCTGGAAGGTTTGCAGCCACACCTCGCTCTGCGCGCCCAGGGTCGCATCGCGCCCCGCGCGACCTGCGGCCTGCATCAGCAAACTGAACAAGCGCTCGGGCGCCCGGAAGTCGCTGCTGAACAAGGCGCCGTCCGGGTTCACCGCTGCAACCAGCGTGATGCGGCGGAAGTCGTGGCCCTTGGCAATCATCTGCGTGCCGACCAGCACATCCACGTCCCCCGCATGCACGGCAGCCAGTTGCTCTTCCAGCTGGCCTTTGAGCTTGGTGCTGTCGGCGTCGATGCGTGCGATGCGCACATGTTCGCCGTCCGGGTTCTCGGGCGTGACGGAGCCATGGCGTCGCACATCCACCAGCAGCTCTGCCAGGTGTTCTTCCAGTTGCTCGGTGCCGCGCCCGAAGGGGGCGATGTCCACATTGCCGCAGTCCGGGCAGGCGCGCGGCACCCGCTCAGTAAAGCCGCAGTGGTGGCAGCGCAGGGTGCGGTCGATTTTGTGGAACACGCGGAATGCGCTGCAGTGCGGGCACTCGCTCTTCCAGCCGCAGTCTTCGCAGGTCAGCACCGGGGCGTAGCCGCGCCGGTTCAAAAACACCATGACCTGCTCGCCACGCGCCACCCGCTCGGTGATGGCCGCAATCAGCGGGGTCGAGAAAATGGCGCGCCGGGGCTGGTGGTTCATGTCCACCCGGCGCACCAGCGGTAATCGGGAAGACTCTCCGATACGGCTGGGCATGTGCAGGCGCAGGTAGCGCCCGCCTTCCTCGGCTGCGCGGCTGTGGTGCCAGGTCTCCAGCGAGGGCGTGGCAGAGCCGAGGATGACCTTGGCCCCCTCCAGCTTGCCCCGGTAGACAGCGAGGTCACGCGCAGAGTAGCGGGCACCTTCGCCGCTTTTGTAGCTGGGGTCGTGCTCCTCGTCGACCACGATGAGTCGCAATTTGGGCAGGCTGGCAAACACCGCCATGCGGGTACCCAGCACGATACGGGCCGCACCTCCATGGGCGCTGAGCCAGCTTTTGAGGCGCTGCGGGTTGGTCATGCCGCTGTGCAGGCTGACCACGGCCTGTTCGCCGTAAAGCGGGGCAAAGCGGGCCTTGAAGCGCTCTTCGAGCTGGGGGGTGAGGTTGATCTCCGGCACCATGACCAGCGCTTGGGCATCCGGGTCGGCTGCCAGCAGCTTGTGCACGCAGTGCAAATACACCTCGGTCTTGCCGCTGCCGGTGGCGCCGAACAGCAGATAAGGCCCGGGGTGTGCGTCGATCTGCGCAATCGCCGCAGCTTGCTCGGGGCTGAGTGCCGGTGCGGCCAGCACGGCGCCGCCGGCACCCGCTTCCACCTTTTTGCGTTTGAGGCGCCGCGCCATCTGCTCTGGGTTCAACTCGCGCAGCTGCGGGGGCAGGGCGGCGAGCGCCACTTCGCCGGCCGAGCGCTGGTAGTAGGCGGCGGTAAAGCTCAAGAGTTGCTGCCAGGCCCGGCTCAAGGGCGGAATGCCCTCCAGCACACCGGCTATGTCACGCACCTTGGCAGGATCGAACTCGCCGGTCGCCTCTGCAGTAGCCGCATCCCACACTACACCCAGCGTCTCGCGCTTGCCCAAGGGCACCCGCACTAGGGTGCCGGCCGGCAACAGCTGTTCGCTGCGGTAGGTGAGCACCGGTCCGAGCGCCGCATGCGCCGGCGTGTGCACCAAAACGGGCAGCCAATGGCTCATGGGCAGGGTCCGGAGGTCGTCTGACTTCTCGTGATGCGGAATGTCACTTGGGGCGTCTTCTTGAGGTGAACTTGCGGAATGAGTGCTAAGTGCTTGATTTACATGAGGTTTGCATTTGATTCAGGTTTTCTGTGGATAACTTTGTTGATATGTGCCTTGAGCCGCGCTTCAGGCCTTATAAATCAAGGGTTTTCTTACGCTGCCCAGAAAAAAAGCAAAAACAGAAATTTATATAAATCAAGCACTTAGGAGCGCTATCGGTTTTGTAGCGCTGCTCCTACCAAGGGGATTAAGGGTTAACCCTAAATCGCCATTTTTGTGCATAACTAAGTGTCGGAAACTTTGTTTTTTCAAAAAAAACGTGGTAGCCGATCAAGCGCGCAAGCTTTTGGAGTGGCTGTGTACCGCCGCCACCAGTGCCGCCACATGTTCCGGCGGGGTGTACTGGCTGATGCCGTGGCCCAGGTTGAAGATGTGCGTGGGGCCGGTGCCGCTGCCTTGATAGGGCGTGCCGAAACTGTCCAAGACTTTGGCCACTTCAGTTTCGATAGCAGCCGGTGGCGCAAACAACACGTTGGGGTCGATGTTGCCTTGCAGCGCCTTGCCGGGGCCGTTCTCCATGCCGCCGACCAAAGCACGGGCTTTGGCAAGGTTGACTGTCCAGTCCAAGCCCAGCACTTCGCAGTCTAGCGCCTGCATGTCTTGCAGCCACAAGCCGCCGCCTTTGGTAAACACAATCCGTGGCACCACTTTGCCGTC from the Rhodoferax potami genome contains:
- a CDS encoding ATP-dependent helicase, which translates into the protein MSSPSANHGMNPAQQEAVNYLHGPCLVLAGAGSGKTRVITHKIARLIQMGMPANRIAAITFTNKAAAEMRERAKHLIGKAAKDVVVCTFHALGVRMLREDGSVLGLKPQFSILDSDDVTSIIKDAGGTIDTATARQWQWTISAWKGAGLNSEQALAAAEDDNERIIATAMARYEERLVAYQSVDFDDLISLPLKLLRDFPEVRARWQNLLGHVLVDEYQDTNATQYEVLKYLVGEKARFTAVGDDDQSIYGWRGATLDNLKKLPVDFPTLKVIKLEQNYRSTSAILRAANNVIGPNPKLFPKTLFSELGEGEPVRVVDADNEEHEAERAVARIQSLRANGIGGGVPDAQGKQYKEFRDFAVLYRANHQAKPFEKALRKAGIPYKVSGGQSFFDRAEIRDLCAWFRLWSNNDDDPAFLRAVTTPKRGIGHTTLGTLGVFATQYKLSLFESLFSSSLASVLSAKALGSLHEFGRYINDLEYRARHTEGAEAALAFIMDWLKEIGYEKHLYDGEDSEGAASAKWSNVIEFCEWMAQRCGGQIDDAAGVTNTREIKNLLEVSQTIALLSTISEREKDQNVVTLSTLHASKGLEWPHVMLVGVTEGMLPFKLGDGADTLGGSSLDHESANEDIAARLQEERRLMYVGITRAQRSLAVSWTRRRKKGREMVAALPSRFIAEMALDSATAKEDPREKLRALRAEFAAKALATAATAAEKP
- a CDS encoding AEC family transporter, which translates into the protein MLQILTVTFPFFALVLCGYLAARRGMLPLAAIPGLNGFVLFFALPCMLYRFGASTPIGELLDVSLALTYLLCALVMVAFVVAVTLHGRIGWNDAAFGALVGAFPNTGFMGVPLLVALLGAKAAGPAIVTILVDMVITSSLCIALSRLGGDPAQGGVSAGQAAKNALKGVAANPMPWSILLGALFSALQLELPKPVAATVGLLADAASPVALFTIGAVLARSQMLAKDDKSHEVHWQEYVPVALIKLFLHPLLVLLVGVSAVSLGVHIDKFALTVLVLLAALPSASNVSLLAERFGADNGRIARIILVSTAAAFFTFSGAVALMVGI
- a CDS encoding PEP-CTERM sorting domain-containing protein — protein: MKLQKTIAAMAIALSGVAAQATVTTSVIGNTTTYTENFNGGTSFSAGAFNAPFTSDDYLLLTRPGTSTASYSFSTLSAVQSLTVSFWYSAASTAASWSLSGPSQTLANTGLGFLLNNPGPGGLPGADQHVSYTWNNLAAGHYTLAFATNLGALKVDDVQVAVTAVPEPETYAMMLAGLGLMASVARRRKTKQA
- the priA gene encoding replication restart helicase PriA, translated to MSHWLPVLVHTPAHAALGPVLTYRSEQLLPAGTLVRVPLGKRETLGVVWDAATAEATGEFDPAKVRDIAGVLEGIPPLSRAWQQLLSFTAAYYQRSAGEVALAALPPQLRELNPEQMARRLKRKKVEAGAGGAVLAAPALSPEQAAAIAQIDAHPGPYLLFGATGSGKTEVYLHCVHKLLAADPDAQALVMVPEINLTPQLEERFKARFAPLYGEQAVVSLHSGMTNPQRLKSWLSAHGGAARIVLGTRMAVFASLPKLRLIVVDEEHDPSYKSGEGARYSARDLAVYRGKLEGAKVILGSATPSLETWHHSRAAEEGGRYLRLHMPSRIGESSRLPLVRRVDMNHQPRRAIFSTPLIAAITERVARGEQVMVFLNRRGYAPVLTCEDCGWKSECPHCSAFRVFHKIDRTLRCHHCGFTERVPRACPDCGNVDIAPFGRGTEQLEEHLAELLVDVRRHGSVTPENPDGEHVRIARIDADSTKLKGQLEEQLAAVHAGDVDVLVGTQMIAKGHDFRRITLVAAVNPDGALFSSDFRAPERLFSLLMQAAGRAGRDATLGAQSEVWLQTFQPEHGLYAALKKHDYPTFAAQQLKEREQANMPPFSAQALVRAEAKTQEAAQAFLNAARTFAQTEMAAWDGWAEALTQVFLYPAVPMAIQRVANIERAQMLIECPSRATLQQFLTAWQSVLHATRSQPECKGLIRWAIDVDPLAI